Proteins from a genomic interval of Scatophagus argus isolate fScaArg1 chromosome 6, fScaArg1.pri, whole genome shotgun sequence:
- the sap130a gene encoding histone deacetylase complex subunit SAP130a isoform X3 has translation MSSQQFPRHGLPASSGGAPPISAVANLVSVNQPSNAPAGGEADSSRDADHGQQDHPPPAAGGTLAFRDDKQETMVVRPYPQVQTHGQPQGTPQTVPIQPGTPVTVPAPPVHLPQGQPAVLTEGQVKAVLKSPMPSRLIAPAPASNQAHIPLPPKVPGHITVTIESSTTTPSIPVATISGQQGHSSNLHHLMPANIQIIRGSAPALQIGTPAVPPQTFTSHLPRGAAAAAVMSSSKTVLRPATGASAGPGQPTVQHIIHQTIQTRPAVTTSTAVLPTVVAPISATRTQSPVISPTVTHSAEVAHGRPALTIHPPPATVSIQRPQTSRDTATRITLPSHPAMGAQKPQPPHTMTQKPIFSPVTPVAAATVAPIVATNTVPSTTTIGTVPHTQMTSNTIVTMTMASHSSHATAVTTSTIPVAKVVPQPQPIAHSSSRVQPEYPGERTSLMPIQSHRSSPNPMEARSDNRPSVPVQFQYFLPTYSSSYTLPHTYTPISSSVSTIRQYPVTPQAPSSALPTPAGVGVATTVHLNHMQLMTVDRIGLPSAQISTQGIQPAPIAAQGIQPTPIGVQGLHTSAPITTQGIQQTPIVTQQQQQQQQAQSEAKPGVVLADGFVASPISSTFSTTQPVATMVQAHTQGGVGGAPTLVSSPRPSILRKKPANEGVKPKAEVHMTVAPPVMATVEALPTQGGEQQAVSSNAQHLTQAIPTMLATPGPVPPSQPSTVLSALPAAMAVTPPVPASMANAVASPTQPAASSTAACAASSACPDLKIKQEMETMDTSQPDPNTNLSSAPALTTQASTLNTPATGDLIPGASPRKKPRKQQHVISTEESEMVETNSTDEEKAPGRPITSRAERRESPPREYVDEEGVRYVPVRPRPPVTLLRHYRNPWKAAYHHFQRYSDIRVKEEKKGTLQDMANQRGVACRAQGWKIHLCAAQLRQLSSLEHDVYSRLSTLQEGLIPKKRAGADDDLHRINELIQGNMQRCKLVMDQVTEARDTMMKVLDHKDKVLKLLNKNGTVKKSSKLKRKERA, from the exons atgagctCCCAGCAATTCCCCCGACACGGGTTGCCTGCTTCCAGCGGGGGAGCACCTCCGATCTCTGCAGTGGCAAACCTGGTGTCTGTCAATCAGCCGTCAAATGCACCAG CTGGTGGAGAAGCAGACAGCAGTCGTGATGCTGACCACGGCCAGCAAGATCATCCACCTCCTGCAGCTGGGGGGACCTTGGCGTTCAGAGATGACAAGCAGGAGACCATGGTGGTCAGACCTTACCCACAAGTACAGACACACGGCCAGCCACAAGGTACCCCCCAAACCGTGCCCATCCAGCCTGGCACACCCGTGACTGTACCTGCCCCCCCTGTCCACCTCCCACAAGGCCAGCCTGCAGTCCTCACTGAGGGACAGGTGAAG GCTGTCCTGAAGTCACCTATGCCAAGTCGTCTTATTGCCCCAGCACCTGCTTCCAACCAGGCTCATATCCCCTTACCCCCAAAGGTGCCTGGTCACATTACTGTCACCATAGAGAGCAGCACAACAACCCCATCTATTCCTGTGGCAACTATAAGTGGTCAGCAG GGTCACTCCAGCAACTTACACCACCTGATGCCAGCTAATATTCAGATAATAAGGGGCAGTGCCCCTGCACTGCAGATAGGGACCCCTGCAGTGCCTCCACAGACTTTCACATCCCATTTACCCCGAG gagctgctgcagcagcggTTATGTCCAGTTCCAAAACTGTCCTGCGGCCAGCAACTGGAGCAAGTGCAGGTCCCGGCCAGCCCACAGTGCAGCACATCATCCACCAGACTATTCAG ACCCGCCCTGCTGTAACAACGTCTACAGCTGTGCTTCCAACTGTGGTGGCTCCCATTTCGGCAACTAGAACTCAGTCTCCAGTTATTAGCCCAACAGTCACACACTCTGCAGAGGTGGCACATGG gCGCCCGGCGCTGACCATTCACCCACCTCCTGCCACCGTCAGTATTCAGAGGCCTCAGACATCCCGAGACACTGCCACACGAATCACACTGCCGTCTCATCCTGCAATGGGGGCTCAAAAGCCTCAGCCTCCGCACACCATGACACAG AAGCCGATTTTCAGTCCTGTGACACCAGTAGCTGCAGCAACTGTGGCACCAATTGTTGCCACTAACACTGTGCCATCAACCACCACAATAG GCACTGTGCCACACACTCAGATGACCAGTAACACTATTGTCACCATGACAATGGCATCCCACTCCTCTCATGCAACAGCAGTGACCACCTCTACCATCCCTGTTG CTAAAGTGGTCCCTCAGCCTCAGCCCATCGCCCACTCTTCATCCCGTGTGCAGCCTGAGTACCCTGGAGAGAGAACCAGCCTCATGCCCATCCAAAGTCATCGGTCTTCTCCTAACCCCATGGAAGCAAGAAGTGACAACAG GCCTTCTGTGCCTGTGCAGTTCCAGTATTTCCTGCCAACGTACTCCTCATCATACACCCTGCCGCACACCTACACCCccatcagcagctctgtgtcGACCATCCGCCAGTATCCGG TTACTCCTCAGGCTCCGAGTTCAGCACTGCCCACCCCCGCTGGAGTAGGTGTGGCAACCACTGTCCATCTAAACCACATGCAGCTGATGACAGTAGATCGGATTGGTCTACCATCTGCACAAATCAGCACCCAAGGGATCCAGCCAGCACCAATCGCTGCACAGGGCATTCAGCCAACACCGATAGGAGTGCAGGGTCTGCACACGTCTGCACCAATCACCACACAAGGAATACAGCAGACACCAATtgtcactcagcagcagcagcagcaacaacaagcaCAGTCTGAAGCAAAACCTG GGGTTGTTTTGGCTGACGGATTCGTAGCCAGCCCCATCAGCAGCACATTCAGCACCACCCAGCCGGTAGCTACCATGGTGCAGGCACACACCCagggaggagtaggaggagcTCCCACTCTGGTCTCCTCACCGAGACCCAGCATCCTCCGCAAGAAGCCTGCTAATGAAGG TGTGAAACCCAAAGCTGAGGTGCACATGACAGTGGCCCCTCCCGTCATGGCAACAGTTGAAGCCCTGCCCACAcagggaggagagcagcaggCTGTGTCCTCTAATGCCCAGCACCTCACCCAAGCCATCCCCACCATGCTCGCCACGCCGGGGCCTGTACCTCCTTCCCAACCCTCCACTGTTCTCTCTGCCTTGCCAGCAGCGATGGCTGTAACCCCCCCTGTTCCTGCTTCAATGGCCAACGCTGTGGCCTCCCCCACTCAGCCTGCAGCCAGTAGCACTGCAGCCTGTGCTGCCAGCTCCGCCTGCCctgatttgaaaataaaacaggagatGGAGACCATGGACACCTCTCAGCCAG aCCCCAATACAAACTTGTCATCAGCCCCAGCCCTCACCACCCAGGCTTCCACCTTGAACACTCCTGCAACAGGAGATCTGATCCCAGGGGCCTCTCCGAGGAAGAAACCTCGCAAGCAGCAGCATGTTATTTCCACAGAGGAGAGCGAGATGGTGGAGACCAACAGCACAGACGAAGAGAAGGCCCCAGGCAGGCCCATCACCAGCAGGGCTGAGAGACGTGAGTCTCCACCAAGGGAATATGTTG ATGAGGAAGGAGTGCGTTATGTACCAGTCAGGCCTCGACCCCCTGTCACCCTTCTGCGGCACTACCGGAACCCCTGGAAAGCTGCCTACCACCACTTCCAGAGGTACAGCGACATCCGGGTCAAAG aggagaagaagggcACCTTACAGGACATGGCCAATCAAAGAGGGGTGGCATGCAGAGCGCAAGGCTGGAAAATTCACTTGTGTGCTGCACAACTGAGGCAGTTG TCGAGTTTGGAGCATGATGTGTACAGTCGCCTCTCCACGCTCCAAGAGGGCCTGATCCCTAAGAAGAGAGCAGGAGCCGATGATGACCTTCACCGAATCAACGAGCTCATACAG GGTAACATGCAGCGCTGTAAGCTGGTAATGGACCAGGTGACCGAGGCCAGAGACACCATGATGAAAGTGCTCGACCACAAGGACAAAGTGCTGAAGCTACTCAACAAGAACGGCACCGTGAAGAAGTCCTCCAAACTGAAGCGCAAAGAACGGGCATAA
- the sap130a gene encoding histone deacetylase complex subunit SAP130a isoform X2, producing MSSQQFPRHGLPASSGGAPPISAVANLVSVNQPSNAPAGGEADSSRDADHGQQDHPPPAAGGTLAFRDDKQETMVVRPYPQVQTHGQPQGTPQTVPIQPGTPVTVPAPPVHLPQGQPAVLTEGQAVLKSPMPSRLIAPAPASNQAHIPLPPKVPGHITVTIESSTTTPSIPVATISGQQGHSSNLHHLMPANIQIIRGSAPALQIGTPAVPPQTFTSHLPRGAAAAAVMSSSKTVLRPATGASAGPGQPTVQHIIHQTIQTRPAVTTSTAVLPTVVAPISATRTQSPVISPTVTHSAEVAHGRPALTIHPPPATVSIQRPQTSRDTATRITLPSHPAMGAQKPQPPHTMTQKPIFSPVTPVAAATVAPIVATNTVPSTTTIGTVPHTQMTSNTIVTMTMASHSSHATAVTTSTIPVAKVVPQPQPIAHSSSRVQPEYPGERTSLMPIQSHRSSPNPMEARSDNRPSVPVQFQYFLPTYSSSYTLPHTYTPISSSVSTIRQYPVTPQAPSSALPTPAGVGVATTVHLNHMQLMTVDRIGLPSAQISTQGIQPAPIAAQGIQPTPIGVQGLHTSAPITTQGIQQTPIVTQQQQQQQQAQSEAKPGVVLADGFVASPISSTFSTTQPVATMVQAHTQGGVGGAPTLVSSPRPSILRKKPANEGCVRKNLIPAQPSEATSGRIESGVRGAGSPRPAGVKPKAEVHMTVAPPVMATVEALPTQGGEQQAVSSNAQHLTQAIPTMLATPGPVPPSQPSTVLSALPAAMAVTPPVPASMANAVASPTQPAASSTAACAASSACPDLKIKQEMETMDTSQPDPNTNLSSAPALTTQASTLNTPATGDLIPGASPRKKPRKQQHVISTEESEMVETNSTDEEKAPGRPITSRAERRESPPREYVDEEGVRYVPVRPRPPVTLLRHYRNPWKAAYHHFQRYSDIRVKEEKKGTLQDMANQRGVACRAQGWKIHLCAAQLRQLSSLEHDVYSRLSTLQEGLIPKKRAGADDDLHRINELIQGNMQRCKLVMDQVTEARDTMMKVLDHKDKVLKLLNKNGTVKKSSKLKRKERA from the exons atgagctCCCAGCAATTCCCCCGACACGGGTTGCCTGCTTCCAGCGGGGGAGCACCTCCGATCTCTGCAGTGGCAAACCTGGTGTCTGTCAATCAGCCGTCAAATGCACCAG CTGGTGGAGAAGCAGACAGCAGTCGTGATGCTGACCACGGCCAGCAAGATCATCCACCTCCTGCAGCTGGGGGGACCTTGGCGTTCAGAGATGACAAGCAGGAGACCATGGTGGTCAGACCTTACCCACAAGTACAGACACACGGCCAGCCACAAGGTACCCCCCAAACCGTGCCCATCCAGCCTGGCACACCCGTGACTGTACCTGCCCCCCCTGTCCACCTCCCACAAGGCCAGCCTGCAGTCCTCACTGAGGGACAG GCTGTCCTGAAGTCACCTATGCCAAGTCGTCTTATTGCCCCAGCACCTGCTTCCAACCAGGCTCATATCCCCTTACCCCCAAAGGTGCCTGGTCACATTACTGTCACCATAGAGAGCAGCACAACAACCCCATCTATTCCTGTGGCAACTATAAGTGGTCAGCAG GGTCACTCCAGCAACTTACACCACCTGATGCCAGCTAATATTCAGATAATAAGGGGCAGTGCCCCTGCACTGCAGATAGGGACCCCTGCAGTGCCTCCACAGACTTTCACATCCCATTTACCCCGAG gagctgctgcagcagcggTTATGTCCAGTTCCAAAACTGTCCTGCGGCCAGCAACTGGAGCAAGTGCAGGTCCCGGCCAGCCCACAGTGCAGCACATCATCCACCAGACTATTCAG ACCCGCCCTGCTGTAACAACGTCTACAGCTGTGCTTCCAACTGTGGTGGCTCCCATTTCGGCAACTAGAACTCAGTCTCCAGTTATTAGCCCAACAGTCACACACTCTGCAGAGGTGGCACATGG gCGCCCGGCGCTGACCATTCACCCACCTCCTGCCACCGTCAGTATTCAGAGGCCTCAGACATCCCGAGACACTGCCACACGAATCACACTGCCGTCTCATCCTGCAATGGGGGCTCAAAAGCCTCAGCCTCCGCACACCATGACACAG AAGCCGATTTTCAGTCCTGTGACACCAGTAGCTGCAGCAACTGTGGCACCAATTGTTGCCACTAACACTGTGCCATCAACCACCACAATAG GCACTGTGCCACACACTCAGATGACCAGTAACACTATTGTCACCATGACAATGGCATCCCACTCCTCTCATGCAACAGCAGTGACCACCTCTACCATCCCTGTTG CTAAAGTGGTCCCTCAGCCTCAGCCCATCGCCCACTCTTCATCCCGTGTGCAGCCTGAGTACCCTGGAGAGAGAACCAGCCTCATGCCCATCCAAAGTCATCGGTCTTCTCCTAACCCCATGGAAGCAAGAAGTGACAACAG GCCTTCTGTGCCTGTGCAGTTCCAGTATTTCCTGCCAACGTACTCCTCATCATACACCCTGCCGCACACCTACACCCccatcagcagctctgtgtcGACCATCCGCCAGTATCCGG TTACTCCTCAGGCTCCGAGTTCAGCACTGCCCACCCCCGCTGGAGTAGGTGTGGCAACCACTGTCCATCTAAACCACATGCAGCTGATGACAGTAGATCGGATTGGTCTACCATCTGCACAAATCAGCACCCAAGGGATCCAGCCAGCACCAATCGCTGCACAGGGCATTCAGCCAACACCGATAGGAGTGCAGGGTCTGCACACGTCTGCACCAATCACCACACAAGGAATACAGCAGACACCAATtgtcactcagcagcagcagcagcaacaacaagcaCAGTCTGAAGCAAAACCTG GGGTTGTTTTGGCTGACGGATTCGTAGCCAGCCCCATCAGCAGCACATTCAGCACCACCCAGCCGGTAGCTACCATGGTGCAGGCACACACCCagggaggagtaggaggagcTCCCACTCTGGTCTCCTCACCGAGACCCAGCATCCTCCGCAAGAAGCCTGCTAATGAAGG TTGTGTTCGTAAGAATCTGATCCCTGCCCAGCCCAGTGAAGCCACTAGTGGCAGAATTGAGAGTGGCGTGAGAGGAGCGGGATCTCCCCGACCTGCAGG TGTGAAACCCAAAGCTGAGGTGCACATGACAGTGGCCCCTCCCGTCATGGCAACAGTTGAAGCCCTGCCCACAcagggaggagagcagcaggCTGTGTCCTCTAATGCCCAGCACCTCACCCAAGCCATCCCCACCATGCTCGCCACGCCGGGGCCTGTACCTCCTTCCCAACCCTCCACTGTTCTCTCTGCCTTGCCAGCAGCGATGGCTGTAACCCCCCCTGTTCCTGCTTCAATGGCCAACGCTGTGGCCTCCCCCACTCAGCCTGCAGCCAGTAGCACTGCAGCCTGTGCTGCCAGCTCCGCCTGCCctgatttgaaaataaaacaggagatGGAGACCATGGACACCTCTCAGCCAG aCCCCAATACAAACTTGTCATCAGCCCCAGCCCTCACCACCCAGGCTTCCACCTTGAACACTCCTGCAACAGGAGATCTGATCCCAGGGGCCTCTCCGAGGAAGAAACCTCGCAAGCAGCAGCATGTTATTTCCACAGAGGAGAGCGAGATGGTGGAGACCAACAGCACAGACGAAGAGAAGGCCCCAGGCAGGCCCATCACCAGCAGGGCTGAGAGACGTGAGTCTCCACCAAGGGAATATGTTG ATGAGGAAGGAGTGCGTTATGTACCAGTCAGGCCTCGACCCCCTGTCACCCTTCTGCGGCACTACCGGAACCCCTGGAAAGCTGCCTACCACCACTTCCAGAGGTACAGCGACATCCGGGTCAAAG aggagaagaagggcACCTTACAGGACATGGCCAATCAAAGAGGGGTGGCATGCAGAGCGCAAGGCTGGAAAATTCACTTGTGTGCTGCACAACTGAGGCAGTTG TCGAGTTTGGAGCATGATGTGTACAGTCGCCTCTCCACGCTCCAAGAGGGCCTGATCCCTAAGAAGAGAGCAGGAGCCGATGATGACCTTCACCGAATCAACGAGCTCATACAG GGTAACATGCAGCGCTGTAAGCTGGTAATGGACCAGGTGACCGAGGCCAGAGACACCATGATGAAAGTGCTCGACCACAAGGACAAAGTGCTGAAGCTACTCAACAAGAACGGCACCGTGAAGAAGTCCTCCAAACTGAAGCGCAAAGAACGGGCATAA
- the sap130a gene encoding histone deacetylase complex subunit SAP130a isoform X1: MSSQQFPRHGLPASSGGAPPISAVANLVSVNQPSNAPAGGEADSSRDADHGQQDHPPPAAGGTLAFRDDKQETMVVRPYPQVQTHGQPQGTPQTVPIQPGTPVTVPAPPVHLPQGQPAVLTEGQVKAVLKSPMPSRLIAPAPASNQAHIPLPPKVPGHITVTIESSTTTPSIPVATISGQQGHSSNLHHLMPANIQIIRGSAPALQIGTPAVPPQTFTSHLPRGAAAAAVMSSSKTVLRPATGASAGPGQPTVQHIIHQTIQTRPAVTTSTAVLPTVVAPISATRTQSPVISPTVTHSAEVAHGRPALTIHPPPATVSIQRPQTSRDTATRITLPSHPAMGAQKPQPPHTMTQKPIFSPVTPVAAATVAPIVATNTVPSTTTIGTVPHTQMTSNTIVTMTMASHSSHATAVTTSTIPVAKVVPQPQPIAHSSSRVQPEYPGERTSLMPIQSHRSSPNPMEARSDNRPSVPVQFQYFLPTYSSSYTLPHTYTPISSSVSTIRQYPVTPQAPSSALPTPAGVGVATTVHLNHMQLMTVDRIGLPSAQISTQGIQPAPIAAQGIQPTPIGVQGLHTSAPITTQGIQQTPIVTQQQQQQQQAQSEAKPGVVLADGFVASPISSTFSTTQPVATMVQAHTQGGVGGAPTLVSSPRPSILRKKPANEGCVRKNLIPAQPSEATSGRIESGVRGAGSPRPAGVKPKAEVHMTVAPPVMATVEALPTQGGEQQAVSSNAQHLTQAIPTMLATPGPVPPSQPSTVLSALPAAMAVTPPVPASMANAVASPTQPAASSTAACAASSACPDLKIKQEMETMDTSQPDPNTNLSSAPALTTQASTLNTPATGDLIPGASPRKKPRKQQHVISTEESEMVETNSTDEEKAPGRPITSRAERRESPPREYVDEEGVRYVPVRPRPPVTLLRHYRNPWKAAYHHFQRYSDIRVKEEKKGTLQDMANQRGVACRAQGWKIHLCAAQLRQLSSLEHDVYSRLSTLQEGLIPKKRAGADDDLHRINELIQGNMQRCKLVMDQVTEARDTMMKVLDHKDKVLKLLNKNGTVKKSSKLKRKERA, translated from the exons atgagctCCCAGCAATTCCCCCGACACGGGTTGCCTGCTTCCAGCGGGGGAGCACCTCCGATCTCTGCAGTGGCAAACCTGGTGTCTGTCAATCAGCCGTCAAATGCACCAG CTGGTGGAGAAGCAGACAGCAGTCGTGATGCTGACCACGGCCAGCAAGATCATCCACCTCCTGCAGCTGGGGGGACCTTGGCGTTCAGAGATGACAAGCAGGAGACCATGGTGGTCAGACCTTACCCACAAGTACAGACACACGGCCAGCCACAAGGTACCCCCCAAACCGTGCCCATCCAGCCTGGCACACCCGTGACTGTACCTGCCCCCCCTGTCCACCTCCCACAAGGCCAGCCTGCAGTCCTCACTGAGGGACAGGTGAAG GCTGTCCTGAAGTCACCTATGCCAAGTCGTCTTATTGCCCCAGCACCTGCTTCCAACCAGGCTCATATCCCCTTACCCCCAAAGGTGCCTGGTCACATTACTGTCACCATAGAGAGCAGCACAACAACCCCATCTATTCCTGTGGCAACTATAAGTGGTCAGCAG GGTCACTCCAGCAACTTACACCACCTGATGCCAGCTAATATTCAGATAATAAGGGGCAGTGCCCCTGCACTGCAGATAGGGACCCCTGCAGTGCCTCCACAGACTTTCACATCCCATTTACCCCGAG gagctgctgcagcagcggTTATGTCCAGTTCCAAAACTGTCCTGCGGCCAGCAACTGGAGCAAGTGCAGGTCCCGGCCAGCCCACAGTGCAGCACATCATCCACCAGACTATTCAG ACCCGCCCTGCTGTAACAACGTCTACAGCTGTGCTTCCAACTGTGGTGGCTCCCATTTCGGCAACTAGAACTCAGTCTCCAGTTATTAGCCCAACAGTCACACACTCTGCAGAGGTGGCACATGG gCGCCCGGCGCTGACCATTCACCCACCTCCTGCCACCGTCAGTATTCAGAGGCCTCAGACATCCCGAGACACTGCCACACGAATCACACTGCCGTCTCATCCTGCAATGGGGGCTCAAAAGCCTCAGCCTCCGCACACCATGACACAG AAGCCGATTTTCAGTCCTGTGACACCAGTAGCTGCAGCAACTGTGGCACCAATTGTTGCCACTAACACTGTGCCATCAACCACCACAATAG GCACTGTGCCACACACTCAGATGACCAGTAACACTATTGTCACCATGACAATGGCATCCCACTCCTCTCATGCAACAGCAGTGACCACCTCTACCATCCCTGTTG CTAAAGTGGTCCCTCAGCCTCAGCCCATCGCCCACTCTTCATCCCGTGTGCAGCCTGAGTACCCTGGAGAGAGAACCAGCCTCATGCCCATCCAAAGTCATCGGTCTTCTCCTAACCCCATGGAAGCAAGAAGTGACAACAG GCCTTCTGTGCCTGTGCAGTTCCAGTATTTCCTGCCAACGTACTCCTCATCATACACCCTGCCGCACACCTACACCCccatcagcagctctgtgtcGACCATCCGCCAGTATCCGG TTACTCCTCAGGCTCCGAGTTCAGCACTGCCCACCCCCGCTGGAGTAGGTGTGGCAACCACTGTCCATCTAAACCACATGCAGCTGATGACAGTAGATCGGATTGGTCTACCATCTGCACAAATCAGCACCCAAGGGATCCAGCCAGCACCAATCGCTGCACAGGGCATTCAGCCAACACCGATAGGAGTGCAGGGTCTGCACACGTCTGCACCAATCACCACACAAGGAATACAGCAGACACCAATtgtcactcagcagcagcagcagcaacaacaagcaCAGTCTGAAGCAAAACCTG GGGTTGTTTTGGCTGACGGATTCGTAGCCAGCCCCATCAGCAGCACATTCAGCACCACCCAGCCGGTAGCTACCATGGTGCAGGCACACACCCagggaggagtaggaggagcTCCCACTCTGGTCTCCTCACCGAGACCCAGCATCCTCCGCAAGAAGCCTGCTAATGAAGG TTGTGTTCGTAAGAATCTGATCCCTGCCCAGCCCAGTGAAGCCACTAGTGGCAGAATTGAGAGTGGCGTGAGAGGAGCGGGATCTCCCCGACCTGCAGG TGTGAAACCCAAAGCTGAGGTGCACATGACAGTGGCCCCTCCCGTCATGGCAACAGTTGAAGCCCTGCCCACAcagggaggagagcagcaggCTGTGTCCTCTAATGCCCAGCACCTCACCCAAGCCATCCCCACCATGCTCGCCACGCCGGGGCCTGTACCTCCTTCCCAACCCTCCACTGTTCTCTCTGCCTTGCCAGCAGCGATGGCTGTAACCCCCCCTGTTCCTGCTTCAATGGCCAACGCTGTGGCCTCCCCCACTCAGCCTGCAGCCAGTAGCACTGCAGCCTGTGCTGCCAGCTCCGCCTGCCctgatttgaaaataaaacaggagatGGAGACCATGGACACCTCTCAGCCAG aCCCCAATACAAACTTGTCATCAGCCCCAGCCCTCACCACCCAGGCTTCCACCTTGAACACTCCTGCAACAGGAGATCTGATCCCAGGGGCCTCTCCGAGGAAGAAACCTCGCAAGCAGCAGCATGTTATTTCCACAGAGGAGAGCGAGATGGTGGAGACCAACAGCACAGACGAAGAGAAGGCCCCAGGCAGGCCCATCACCAGCAGGGCTGAGAGACGTGAGTCTCCACCAAGGGAATATGTTG ATGAGGAAGGAGTGCGTTATGTACCAGTCAGGCCTCGACCCCCTGTCACCCTTCTGCGGCACTACCGGAACCCCTGGAAAGCTGCCTACCACCACTTCCAGAGGTACAGCGACATCCGGGTCAAAG aggagaagaagggcACCTTACAGGACATGGCCAATCAAAGAGGGGTGGCATGCAGAGCGCAAGGCTGGAAAATTCACTTGTGTGCTGCACAACTGAGGCAGTTG TCGAGTTTGGAGCATGATGTGTACAGTCGCCTCTCCACGCTCCAAGAGGGCCTGATCCCTAAGAAGAGAGCAGGAGCCGATGATGACCTTCACCGAATCAACGAGCTCATACAG GGTAACATGCAGCGCTGTAAGCTGGTAATGGACCAGGTGACCGAGGCCAGAGACACCATGATGAAAGTGCTCGACCACAAGGACAAAGTGCTGAAGCTACTCAACAAGAACGGCACCGTGAAGAAGTCCTCCAAACTGAAGCGCAAAGAACGGGCATAA